One window of the Pedobacter ginsengisoli genome contains the following:
- a CDS encoding TonB-dependent receptor yields the protein MKFYTLLRYKLTMLMHQQYYPGAIRVVFNQPLTRKIIMRAKLTFVFLVTLFIQMGIAANAQRITLSAKNKALKEVFKQIGKQSGYQFLYGDDVLEGTKRINVVANNASLEEVLKQCFAGQPITYTIVDKTVVIKPAISIRTTYMVAVGFLKGKVTEGKTGLPMAGVTIKLDGEGASFTKTSDEAGNYTFGNLKPGAYKITWHYIGYTSQSKDITITDGQNTDINIALNEEAAMLGELVVVGFGTQKKADLTGAVGVVNVEKSLTSRPVTNVQELLAGTVPGLNISKGSGAVGSGASLNIRGTSTIGGSSGVLVLIDGFPGNIYTLNPNDVESISVLKDAASASIYGSRAANGVLLVTTKKGNKTGKPMVEVNSSVGVQKPQFMLDFVGSADYMKLWDQALVNDGKQPLYGSKGLEDLAAGKYADNKWYKEIYKNNTIINTNNIAISGGTENITYRVSGSYDYQDGTLPNNNYNKYVFRPDVNIKISDKLRLATNLQYTQTYILQPQGGTDAWQSQAARAAPISPIYTSQGQYGIGSSMVGNTIAGLNQGGYNNAKYKELFGVADLIYTPIENLNIKGSYARTSTDQRTTDRLLAYNLYDDKGEIAAKKNLVTGLTESFSSNYRNVFQATADYGYSLNKHSFKALAGYSQEYVYNNSFSAFRDNLPFGNIDVLNTGSSTNMQNTGTASDVAIRSYFGRLNYDYDGKYLLQANIRADGSSRFAKGHKWGYFPSFSAGWNIHKESFFNLPWVSSLKLRGSWGILGDAEKVGLYPTAEVLTYRPIIYGFNGVTVPGAYNGVSVNRGISWEESKQTDIGIDMSLLGQKIAISVDYFMNKRDNILNNPPVSAEFGLPAPFSNLLKMDSKGWEFLVNYKDHSGDFNWGFDFNTSFSKNKVVDLAGKGPQIGDTYTDVGLQYQLPYGLKAIGLFQSAEEIANSPNQGPNVFPGNIKYQDTNNDKVIDGKGRVILNDKVVIRFGSNLNFGWKNFDLSANVTGAINGMRYMSGYEGWAFFLSQNARPLALDNWTPENPNASYPRLSIQNTSNDTKYSSYWLRKADYIKIQNIQLGYQLPQSVLSKLKLNSLRLFTSVQNLATITNYTGFDPEGGYYPLSRTLSFGLNLKF from the coding sequence ATGAAATTTTATACTTTATTGAGGTATAAGTTAACTATGCTTATGCATCAACAATATTATCCTGGAGCTATCAGGGTAGTATTTAACCAACCATTAACAAGGAAAATAATTATGCGTGCCAAATTAACCTTTGTTTTCTTAGTCACCTTGTTTATTCAAATGGGCATTGCTGCCAATGCCCAGAGAATTACTTTGTCGGCGAAAAACAAGGCTTTAAAAGAGGTATTTAAACAAATTGGAAAGCAAAGTGGCTATCAGTTTCTGTATGGCGATGATGTGCTTGAGGGTACCAAACGTATAAATGTTGTGGCTAACAATGCTTCTCTGGAAGAAGTACTTAAACAATGTTTTGCAGGTCAGCCAATTACTTATACTATTGTCGACAAAACAGTAGTCATCAAACCCGCTATTTCAATCAGAACCACTTATATGGTGGCAGTGGGTTTTTTGAAGGGAAAGGTTACAGAAGGCAAAACAGGGCTGCCAATGGCAGGGGTAACTATTAAACTTGATGGCGAAGGTGCCAGTTTCACTAAAACATCTGATGAAGCCGGTAATTATACTTTCGGTAATTTAAAACCGGGTGCATACAAAATTACCTGGCATTACATTGGCTACACCTCTCAGTCAAAAGACATCACCATTACAGATGGGCAAAACACCGACATCAATATTGCGCTTAACGAAGAAGCCGCAATGTTGGGCGAGCTGGTAGTGGTTGGTTTTGGTACACAAAAGAAAGCTGACCTTACCGGAGCAGTAGGGGTAGTAAATGTTGAAAAATCACTTACTTCCAGACCTGTTACCAATGTTCAGGAATTACTTGCCGGAACAGTTCCCGGATTAAACATCTCAAAAGGTTCAGGAGCAGTAGGCTCTGGCGCCTCTCTAAACATCCGTGGTACCTCTACAATAGGCGGCAGTTCGGGTGTTTTAGTATTGATTGATGGTTTTCCAGGCAATATTTATACCTTAAATCCTAACGATGTCGAGAGTATCTCTGTGTTAAAAGATGCGGCATCAGCTTCAATATATGGTTCCAGGGCTGCCAATGGTGTTTTATTGGTTACCACAAAAAAAGGGAACAAAACCGGAAAACCTATGGTTGAGGTTAACAGTAGTGTAGGTGTACAAAAACCGCAATTTATGCTCGATTTTGTAGGCTCGGCAGATTATATGAAACTATGGGATCAGGCTCTTGTAAATGATGGAAAGCAACCGCTTTACGGCAGTAAAGGACTTGAAGATCTGGCTGCGGGAAAATATGCCGACAACAAATGGTATAAAGAAATTTATAAAAACAATACCATTATTAACACCAATAACATCGCAATTTCCGGCGGAACCGAAAATATTACCTATCGCGTTTCCGGTTCTTACGATTATCAGGATGGAACCCTGCCAAATAACAATTACAACAAGTACGTTTTTCGTCCTGATGTAAATATTAAAATCTCCGATAAACTTAGACTTGCTACAAACCTGCAGTACACCCAAACTTATATCCTGCAACCTCAGGGTGGAACAGATGCATGGCAGTCGCAGGCTGCCCGTGCTGCACCTATCAGCCCTATTTATACTTCACAGGGCCAATATGGCATAGGTTCTTCTATGGTGGGCAATACCATAGCCGGCTTAAATCAGGGCGGATATAACAATGCCAAGTACAAAGAACTGTTTGGAGTAGCCGATTTGATCTATACACCAATAGAAAACTTAAACATTAAAGGCTCATATGCCCGCACTTCAACAGATCAGCGTACTACCGATAGGTTACTTGCCTACAATTTGTATGATGATAAGGGAGAAATAGCTGCAAAGAAAAACCTGGTAACAGGCTTAACCGAAAGTTTTTCAAGCAACTACAGAAATGTTTTTCAGGCAACTGCCGATTATGGCTATAGCCTAAACAAGCATTCATTTAAAGCTTTGGCCGGTTATTCTCAGGAATATGTGTACAACAACAGCTTTAGTGCATTTCGTGATAACCTGCCTTTTGGGAACATCGATGTTTTAAATACAGGATCATCAACCAATATGCAAAACACTGGTACAGCTTCTGATGTGGCCATCAGGTCTTACTTTGGACGATTGAACTATGATTACGATGGGAAATATCTGTTGCAGGCAAATATCCGTGCCGATGGTTCTTCGCGTTTTGCCAAGGGGCACAAATGGGGCTATTTCCCTTCTTTTTCTGCCGGATGGAATATTCATAAAGAATCTTTCTTTAACCTGCCATGGGTTAGCAGCTTAAAGCTTCGCGGTTCATGGGGTATATTGGGAGATGCCGAAAAAGTTGGTTTGTATCCAACAGCCGAGGTGTTAACCTACCGCCCAATCATTTATGGATTTAATGGGGTTACCGTTCCGGGTGCATATAATGGCGTATCTGTTAACAGAGGGATAAGCTGGGAAGAGTCTAAACAAACTGATATTGGTATAGATATGTCCCTATTGGGTCAGAAAATAGCCATCAGTGTAGATTACTTCATGAACAAAAGAGATAACATCTTAAACAACCCTCCGGTAAGTGCCGAATTTGGCTTGCCTGCACCATTCAGCAATTTGTTAAAAATGGATAGCAAAGGCTGGGAGTTCCTGGTAAACTATAAAGATCATTCGGGCGATTTTAATTGGGGATTTGATTTCAATACCTCTTTCTCTAAAAACAAGGTTGTTGATCTTGCAGGTAAAGGCCCGCAAATTGGTGACACTTATACCGATGTTGGCTTGCAATATCAATTGCCTTATGGGTTAAAAGCTATAGGCCTGTTTCAAAGTGCCGAGGAAATTGCAAACAGCCCAAATCAGGGGCCTAACGTATTTCCGGGAAATATCAAATATCAGGATACCAATAACGACAAGGTTATTGACGGTAAAGGCAGGGTGATTTTAAATGACAAAGTAGTAATAAGATTTGGTTCTAACCTTAATTTTGGATGGAAAAACTTTGATCTCTCAGCAAATGTAACCGGAGCAATAAATGGAATGAGGTATATGAGTGGTTACGAAGGCTGGGCCTTTTTCCTTTCGCAAAATGCCCGCCCACTTGCTTTAGATAACTGGACTCCAGAAAATCCTAATGCTTCTTACCCACGGTTGTCGATCCAGAATACTTCTAATGATACCAAGTATTCCAGCTATTGGTTAAGAAAAGCTGACTATATCAAAATACAGAATATACAGCTTGGTTATCAATTGCCGCAATCTGTATTGAGCAAACTAAAACTTAACTCGCTCAGACTTTTTACATCTGTTCAAAATCTGGCAACCATAACAAACTACACTGGTTTTGATCCCGAAGGAGGATATTATCCGCTTTCAAGAACATTATCATTCGGGTTAAACCTTAAATTCTAA
- a CDS encoding FecR family protein, which yields MNKDSVEQLIDRYLAGTCTSKERTLIERFYMDEVLNRKLPENITDPIHAKDAMWKVISAQVNPNHTPKKKKTLNLYRNIAAVAAVLITVGLVLYFYPQNKINKTEQVVKQNRAIGINPGGNKATLTLSNGEQIILNEVDSGVLANQFGVVIRKTKDGQLAYNPAREYLLGDDLSYNTISTPNGGQYQVTLPDGTSIWLNAATTVRFPIRFAGKQRNVSLVTGEAYFEVAKNKKMPFRVSSEKQVIEVLGTHFNINNYADETSLKTTLLEGSVRVLAQTGTGKRNVILKPGEQSVVATELKVEKADLEEVMAWKNNRFTFNSMPLEGIMRQISRWYNVDIEYKGGISGKEFTGTISRYANVTQVLNMLELTNLVHFKIKERRIIVMP from the coding sequence ATGAACAAAGATAGTGTAGAACAACTTATAGACCGGTATTTAGCAGGAACCTGTACTTCAAAAGAAAGGACACTTATTGAGCGGTTTTATATGGACGAGGTCTTAAACCGTAAACTTCCCGAAAATATTACCGATCCAATACATGCCAAAGATGCAATGTGGAAAGTAATATCAGCACAGGTAAATCCTAATCATACCCCTAAAAAGAAAAAAACATTAAACCTTTACAGAAACATAGCAGCTGTGGCAGCAGTACTAATTACTGTAGGGCTTGTATTGTACTTTTACCCTCAAAATAAAATCAATAAAACTGAGCAGGTAGTAAAACAAAATCGCGCTATCGGAATTAATCCTGGCGGTAATAAAGCTACACTAACTTTAAGCAACGGAGAGCAGATCATATTGAATGAAGTAGATAGCGGAGTGCTGGCCAATCAGTTTGGGGTAGTAATCCGGAAAACAAAAGATGGCCAGCTGGCCTATAACCCGGCACGCGAATACCTTTTAGGAGATGATTTGTCTTACAATACCATTTCCACCCCAAATGGCGGACAATATCAGGTAACCTTGCCCGATGGAACCAGTATCTGGCTAAATGCGGCAACCACAGTACGTTTCCCAATCCGCTTTGCAGGTAAACAAAGAAATGTCAGCTTAGTAACCGGCGAGGCCTATTTTGAGGTTGCAAAAAACAAGAAAATGCCATTTAGAGTGAGTAGTGAAAAACAGGTAATCGAAGTGTTGGGAACTCATTTTAACATTAACAACTATGCTGATGAAACCAGCCTTAAAACAACTTTACTTGAAGGATCTGTTAGGGTGCTGGCACAAACAGGAACAGGAAAACGTAATGTGATATTAAAACCTGGCGAACAGTCTGTTGTGGCCACAGAGCTAAAAGTTGAAAAGGCCGATCTGGAAGAAGTAATGGCCTGGAAAAACAACAGGTTTACTTTTAACAGCATGCCGCTTGAAGGTATTATGCGTCAGATATCCAGATGGTACAATGTAGATATTGAATATAAGGGAGGTATTTCGGGTAAAGAATTTACAGGAACCATTTCCCGCTATGCAAATGTAACACAGGTATTAAACATGCTTGAATTAACAAATCTGGTTCATTTTAAAATTAAAGAAAGGAGAATAATAGTTATGCCATAA
- a CDS encoding aldehyde dehydrogenase family protein: MMNVVNPATEEIITILIENDRPSLDKKYALLKAGQQHWAQQPLSERISVVHKFYDLLDLEKEKLAAILTSEVGKPLQQSRNELNGARVRIQWMLNNAEKYLSDELVTDTDELKEKISYDPLGVICNISAWNYPYLVGVNVFVPALLAGNAVMYKPSEYASLTGLEIERLLKKAGVPENVFQIAIGAKQTGEHLLDMDFDGYFFTGSYKTGKHIYERVAKKMVPCQLELGGKDPLYVADDVKDIKAVAAGTADGAFYNNGQSCCAVERIYVHQNVYDAYVAAFVKEVNSWKSGLPTEDEVYIGALTRKEQIGLLKHQVEDALAKGAALLQGGKQKDGKGYYFEPTVLTNVTNDMKVMQEESFGPIIGIMKVADDQEALEKMKDTSYGLTASVYSDNRNRAERILSQIDSGTGYWNCCDRVSAGVPWSGRKHSGIGATLSHQGLRAFTKPKAWHLRS; encoded by the coding sequence AAGAAATACGCATTGCTTAAAGCCGGTCAGCAACATTGGGCGCAGCAACCCTTATCAGAACGTATTTCGGTTGTTCATAAATTTTACGACCTGCTCGATCTTGAAAAGGAGAAGCTTGCAGCAATACTTACTTCCGAGGTTGGCAAGCCGTTGCAGCAGTCACGCAATGAGCTTAACGGCGCAAGGGTAAGGATTCAATGGATGCTGAACAATGCTGAGAAATACCTTTCAGATGAACTGGTGACTGATACTGATGAGCTGAAGGAGAAAATCTCTTACGATCCGCTTGGTGTAATTTGTAACATATCGGCATGGAACTATCCTTACCTGGTAGGAGTAAACGTATTTGTACCTGCTTTACTTGCCGGAAATGCCGTAATGTATAAACCTTCGGAATATGCATCCTTAACCGGATTGGAAATTGAGCGTTTGCTTAAAAAAGCAGGTGTGCCCGAAAACGTATTTCAAATAGCCATTGGTGCTAAACAAACAGGAGAACATTTGCTGGATATGGATTTCGACGGATATTTCTTTACCGGATCCTATAAAACAGGGAAACACATTTACGAAAGAGTAGCCAAAAAAATGGTTCCTTGCCAGCTGGAGCTTGGCGGCAAAGATCCGTTGTATGTAGCAGATGATGTAAAAGATATTAAAGCAGTAGCTGCCGGCACAGCCGATGGTGCTTTCTATAACAATGGGCAAAGCTGCTGTGCCGTAGAACGTATTTACGTACATCAAAATGTATACGATGCTTACGTAGCTGCCTTTGTAAAAGAAGTGAACTCCTGGAAATCGGGACTGCCTACAGAAGATGAGGTGTATATTGGTGCCTTAACCAGAAAAGAGCAAATAGGCTTACTGAAGCATCAGGTTGAAGACGCTTTGGCAAAGGGCGCTGCTTTATTGCAAGGTGGCAAACAAAAAGACGGTAAAGGATATTATTTTGAACCTACAGTTTTAACCAATGTAACCAACGATATGAAAGTGATGCAGGAGGAAAGTTTTGGCCCCATCATTGGAATTATGAAAGTAGCAGATGATCAGGAAGCATTAGAGAAAATGAAGGATACCAGCTACGGGCTTACCGCGTCGGTTTATTCTGATAACAGGAACAGAGCTGAACGTATTCTTTCGCAAATTGATTCCGGTACAGGATATTGGAATTGCTGCGATAGGGTAAGTGCGGGTGTGCCATGGAGTGGCAGAAAACATTCAGGTATCGGAGCTACCTTATCACATCAGGGGCTGCGTGCGTTTACCAAGCCTAAGGCCTGGCATTTGAGAAGTTGA
- a CDS encoding RagB/SusD family nutrient uptake outer membrane protein has protein sequence MKRKYIYLLAVILVASSCKKGFLDTSPLDQSSDATYWKTADDAQTGLNAVYATLPDSRDFWRDCSSDNSVMTNAWGEGGMGYISMGTYSATDGYIAEEWRYDNIRRALYFIDKLSTMTIDANLKKRFDAEARFILAMRYFRMAQLFGDLPLIKEKPVTLEESNLSRSPKQEVLDYALQNVETAIAGLPATYGAAADKGRITKAAALMLRANIYLYMASMKKFHNGQNDAALWTEAAKSANDVTTMGYDLEDDYSSLFKKEANNNNKEVILAYQYVQDKFTQFLAVLASPTGTGITGEGWASFCPTRDLIDSYECTDGKSIKTSALYDLNKPYENRDARLKMTFMLPGVPVLRPNGTFTPYQPHPSYNMPERMNNEGGGLTGYMYLKFNDPTNPKPGENWANWPIYRYSETLLILAEALNESDPGNTKITWAMNKVRARAGLPGVDALLGDQAKMRDAIREERRHEFVAEHKRYFDLLRWKTAELVLSKPAYGINSNVADPVGDWTKPMFKAQDRVFNVNKNYIWPVPQSVIDRNKSLLPQNKGW, from the coding sequence ATGAAAAGAAAATATATTTACCTGCTTGCTGTGATCTTAGTTGCCAGCAGTTGTAAAAAGGGATTTTTGGACACTTCACCACTTGATCAGTCCTCTGATGCCACCTATTGGAAAACGGCAGATGATGCCCAAACCGGCTTAAATGCCGTGTATGCTACTTTACCTGATAGCCGCGATTTCTGGAGAGATTGCAGCAGCGACAACTCAGTTATGACCAATGCCTGGGGCGAAGGAGGAATGGGATATATCAGTATGGGTACCTATTCTGCAACTGATGGTTACATTGCTGAAGAATGGCGATATGATAATATCCGCAGGGCTTTGTACTTTATCGATAAATTAAGTACGATGACCATTGATGCAAATCTTAAAAAGAGATTTGATGCCGAGGCCAGGTTTATTTTGGCAATGAGGTATTTCCGTATGGCGCAGCTGTTCGGAGATCTGCCGCTGATTAAAGAAAAACCGGTTACACTGGAAGAATCGAATTTATCACGCAGCCCAAAACAAGAGGTTCTTGATTATGCACTGCAAAACGTAGAAACTGCAATTGCAGGTTTACCTGCTACTTACGGTGCAGCGGCAGATAAAGGTCGTATTACCAAGGCAGCAGCTTTAATGCTAAGGGCTAATATTTATTTGTACATGGCCAGCATGAAAAAGTTCCACAACGGACAAAACGATGCGGCATTATGGACCGAAGCAGCAAAATCAGCCAATGATGTAACCACAATGGGTTATGATCTTGAAGATGATTATTCGTCATTATTCAAAAAAGAAGCAAACAACAACAATAAGGAAGTAATTTTAGCCTATCAGTATGTTCAGGATAAATTTACACAGTTCCTGGCGGTATTGGCCTCTCCAACCGGAACAGGTATAACAGGCGAGGGCTGGGCAAGTTTTTGTCCAACCAGAGATCTGATTGATTCGTATGAATGTACCGACGGAAAGTCCATTAAAACATCTGCTCTTTACGATTTAAACAAACCTTACGAGAACAGAGATGCCAGGCTAAAAATGACTTTTATGCTTCCGGGTGTTCCAGTGTTAAGGCCAAATGGAACCTTTACCCCTTATCAGCCACATCCATCTTATAATATGCCCGAAAGGATGAACAATGAAGGGGGAGGCTTAACCGGCTACATGTATTTGAAATTTAATGATCCTACAAACCCTAAACCCGGAGAAAACTGGGCCAACTGGCCGATCTATCGCTATTCTGAAACATTGCTAATACTTGCTGAAGCATTGAATGAATCAGATCCGGGAAATACCAAAATTACCTGGGCAATGAATAAGGTGAGGGCAAGAGCAGGGCTTCCCGGTGTGGATGCATTGCTTGGCGATCAGGCTAAAATGAGGGATGCGATCAGGGAAGAACGTCGCCATGAATTCGTAGCAGAACACAAAAGATATTTTGACCTGCTTAGATGGAAAACTGCCGAATTGGTATTAAGCAAACCTGCTTATGGTATTAACAGTAATGTTGCTGATCCTGTAGGCGATTGGACAAAACCTATGTTTAAAGCTCAGGACAGAGTATTTAACGTAAACAAAAATTATATATGGCCGGTTCCTCAATCTGTAATAGACAGAAATAAGAGCCTGTTACCACAAAATAAAGGTTGGTAA
- a CDS encoding RNA polymerase sigma factor, which translates to MNLNSEFSDYQLIQLVKAGDHNAFSEIYNRYWGILYGHCLKMLKDEAEAQDVVQDLFMSLWAKSAELDVKTNLLGYLYITGRHKVLNTIRKRKTSDKFIEALGAYAATNNDSVIDQINERELAAAIEAEIKNLPQKMREVFEYSRKEYLSHREIADQLGISDKTVKKQVANAIRILRLRLTVPATLLIMVTWYLNK; encoded by the coding sequence ATGAATCTAAATAGTGAATTTTCTGATTATCAGCTGATCCAGCTTGTAAAAGCCGGAGACCATAATGCATTTTCAGAAATTTACAATAGGTACTGGGGTATCCTTTATGGGCATTGTCTGAAGATGCTTAAGGATGAAGCCGAAGCTCAGGATGTTGTTCAGGATCTCTTTATGAGCCTCTGGGCAAAATCAGCAGAACTGGATGTTAAGACCAATCTGCTGGGCTACCTTTACATCACAGGCAGGCATAAAGTTTTGAATACGATTCGCAAACGTAAAACCAGCGATAAATTTATTGAAGCTCTTGGTGCATATGCCGCTACTAATAACGATTCTGTTATCGATCAGATTAATGAACGAGAACTGGCAGCAGCGATAGAAGCTGAAATCAAAAACCTCCCTCAAAAAATGAGAGAGGTTTTTGAATATAGCCGAAAAGAATACCTGTCGCACCGTGAAATTGCCGACCAGCTTGGCATTTCAGATAAAACGGTTAAGAAACAGGTAGCCAATGCCATCCGCATACTTCGTTTACGTCTTACCGTTCCTGCAACACTGCTAATTATGGTTACCTGGTATTTAAATAAATAA